In Deltaproteobacteria bacterium CG11_big_fil_rev_8_21_14_0_20_49_13, a single genomic region encodes these proteins:
- a CDS encoding cysteine--tRNA ligase, translated as MKIYNTLTKKIVEFTPIDPPNVNMYVCGITAYDSCHMGHARAAVAFDMVVRYLKFNGYKVKFAKNYTDIDDKIINRANKEGRNWKELAEFYIKEYAEDMAGLGNLRPDIEPRATDHIPEMIATIQKLFDKGLAYQTKSGIYFSVRKFPSYGKLSGKNIEDLESGARVSVDEEKNDPLDFALWKASKPGEPEWASPWGKGRPGWHIECSAMSSKYLGQPFDIHGGGSDLIFPHHENEIAQAEGACDCQFVKYWLHNGFININAEKMSKSLGNFLTIREIRKRHDFEAVRYFLLSSNYRSAIDYTDAAISEAAVAVDRFYEMAARMPKLEAGSKKQEAGKTPPEKELAEALNAAEKKITDFMDDDLNSSGAFGVVFELVRLTNKYLDTACHPEGAKATEGSPDFTRQISSKWHEIAGIFNAIFGIFGSEPQGYQNRRKNIATSSKGVDTAAVETLIADRATARKAKDFASADAIKKQLTDMGVEFKDKPDGTTEWKVKR; from the coding sequence ATGAAAATATATAACACCTTAACCAAGAAGATCGTCGAATTTACGCCCATCGACCCGCCCAACGTGAACATGTACGTCTGCGGCATCACCGCCTACGATTCATGCCACATGGGGCACGCCAGAGCGGCCGTGGCGTTCGACATGGTCGTTAGATACCTGAAGTTCAATGGTTACAAGGTAAAGTTCGCGAAGAACTATACCGACATCGACGACAAGATAATCAATCGGGCGAACAAAGAAGGACGCAACTGGAAAGAGCTGGCCGAATTTTACATCAAGGAATATGCGGAAGATATGGCGGGCTTGGGAAATTTAAGACCCGATATCGAGCCTCGCGCAACGGACCATATCCCCGAAATGATAGCGACCATACAGAAGCTCTTCGATAAGGGTCTTGCCTATCAGACAAAGAGCGGCATCTATTTTAGTGTGCGCAAGTTCCCTTCTTACGGAAAACTTTCCGGCAAGAACATAGAGGACCTCGAATCGGGCGCGCGCGTGAGCGTTGATGAAGAAAAGAACGATCCATTGGACTTCGCTCTTTGGAAGGCCTCCAAACCCGGCGAACCCGAATGGGCGTCACCGTGGGGCAAAGGCAGACCGGGATGGCATATCGAGTGTTCGGCCATGAGCTCTAAATATCTGGGGCAACCTTTTGATATCCATGGCGGCGGAAGTGATCTCATCTTCCCTCACCACGAGAACGAAATAGCGCAGGCCGAAGGCGCATGCGACTGCCAGTTCGTCAAATACTGGCTCCACAACGGTTTCATAAATATCAACGCCGAAAAGATGAGCAAGAGTCTTGGTAATTTCCTGACGATAAGGGAGATAAGAAAGCGCCACGACTTTGAGGCGGTGCGATATTTCCTGCTTTCGAGCAATTACCGTTCCGCCATCGACTACACAGATGCGGCTATTTCAGAGGCGGCGGTGGCGGTCGACAGGTTCTATGAGATGGCGGCAAGGATGCCGAAGCTGGAAGCAGGAAGCAAGAAGCAGGAGGCAGGAAAAACACCGCCGGAAAAAGAGCTGGCGGAAGCTTTAAACGCGGCTGAAAAGAAGATAACCGACTTCATGGATGACGATCTTAACTCATCCGGCGCGTTCGGCGTTGTATTTGAGCTTGTAAGGCTCACAAATAAATATCTGGATACCGCCTGTCATCCTGAAGGAGCCAAAGCGACCGAAGGATCCCCCGACTTCACTCGCCAGATCTCCTCCAAATGGCATGAGATCGCCGGCATCTTTAATGCCATTTTCGGGATATTTGGAAGCGAACCGCAAGGGTACCAGAATCGCCGCAAGAATATCGCCACATCCTCAAAGGGCGTTGATACCGCGGCAGTAGAAACCCTCATCGCCGACCGCGCCACCGCACGAAAGGCAAAAGACTTTGCATCGGCCGACGCCATAAAAAAACAGCTGACTGATATGGGCGTCGAGTTCAAGGACAAACCGGACGGAACGACGGAGTGGAAGGTTAAAAGGTAA